The following coding sequences lie in one Vibrio splendidus genomic window:
- a CDS encoding GNAT family N-acetyltransferase, with product MKNPTNTFLHTLSQTAEHNQHRYGVVFSGDSGWQDATIQSFLDASSAQTIFQMGGSPFLSVTHVPVKKGQQLLGRECQLLVCDFREQFDANSFSAALGALVGGGLLLVIPPKSDGYEEGFNSTFGKRWLATNFAKLFSVSQDDEQLTQLYTRNPLPEELTQPILFDRFEQQKTAVELVKKVVSGHRKRPLILTADRGRGKSSTLGIAAAELLVERHGLNIIVTAPSVKAVEPVFAHASQRLGPCEVISTTNIGHQGGSLRFVAPDELLQSKPDCDLLLVDEAAAIPIPMLKSMVVSYHRMVFSTTVHGYEGSGRGFGIKFESWLSVHRPGWKGFKLEQPIRWNNNDPLEAWLFDCFLLGNDASLSDSAIHELDNFSDKTINQLNLVELSKADCLANPHKLQRCFSLLVDAHYQTSPNDLMQFLNNPAIHLYAAWQQDECLGCMLVTEESGLDKDLIAQIQIGKRRPQGHLAPVLLANQLGCTEAATSRCLRVMRIAVSTPHQGLGIGGWMLAKLSEQTSQADYLATSFGATSELISFWRDNDFVPVHIGHQRDQASGCHSVLMVKALTSNSQGWINQALSHFERSYCFLVSGSLVSLETEMVRVLLPKSVDTVSEFETQLVRNYVNGGNSYDAISFSVLNLILLGNDRNIGISDLLIAKVVQQKEWGTCVEQFNLVGRKQAEIQFRKDVDVLLANLQCK from the coding sequence ATGAAGAACCCAACAAACACCTTCCTACATACTCTTTCCCAAACAGCCGAGCATAATCAGCATCGTTATGGTGTTGTCTTTTCTGGTGATAGTGGTTGGCAAGACGCTACGATTCAAAGCTTTCTTGATGCTTCTTCAGCACAAACAATTTTCCAGATGGGTGGTTCGCCTTTTCTATCGGTAACACATGTTCCGGTTAAAAAGGGGCAGCAACTCTTGGGCCGAGAATGCCAACTTCTTGTCTGTGATTTTAGAGAACAGTTTGATGCCAACAGTTTTAGTGCGGCACTAGGTGCGTTAGTCGGTGGCGGTTTGTTGTTGGTTATCCCGCCCAAATCCGATGGATATGAAGAGGGTTTTAATTCTACTTTTGGAAAACGTTGGTTAGCGACTAACTTCGCCAAACTGTTTTCTGTTTCACAAGACGATGAACAGCTAACGCAACTCTATACTCGTAATCCTTTGCCTGAAGAATTAACCCAACCGATTTTATTCGATAGATTTGAGCAACAAAAGACGGCAGTAGAGTTAGTCAAGAAAGTCGTCTCTGGACATCGAAAGCGTCCCTTGATTCTCACTGCAGACAGAGGTCGCGGCAAGAGTTCGACATTAGGTATCGCGGCAGCGGAGCTTTTGGTTGAGCGTCACGGGCTTAACATCATTGTTACCGCTCCTTCTGTTAAAGCGGTTGAGCCGGTATTTGCTCACGCAAGCCAACGGCTAGGCCCTTGTGAAGTTATAAGTACTACTAACATCGGCCATCAAGGTGGCAGCCTAAGATTCGTCGCACCGGATGAACTACTTCAATCTAAGCCTGATTGCGATTTGTTATTGGTCGATGAGGCGGCTGCCATTCCAATCCCGATGCTTAAATCTATGGTCGTCAGTTATCACCGTATGGTTTTTTCAACCACGGTACACGGTTACGAGGGGAGTGGTCGAGGGTTTGGGATTAAGTTTGAATCTTGGCTTTCTGTACACCGCCCTGGTTGGAAGGGCTTTAAGCTCGAACAACCTATTCGTTGGAATAACAACGACCCACTAGAAGCTTGGTTGTTTGACTGCTTCCTGCTTGGTAACGACGCGTCGCTAAGTGACTCGGCGATTCATGAGTTAGATAACTTTTCTGATAAGACAATCAACCAATTAAATTTAGTTGAACTATCAAAAGCAGATTGTTTGGCTAATCCACACAAGTTACAACGATGTTTTTCTCTTCTTGTGGATGCTCATTATCAGACGTCGCCCAATGACTTAATGCAGTTCCTTAACAATCCAGCAATCCACTTGTACGCTGCCTGGCAGCAAGATGAATGTTTAGGTTGCATGTTGGTCACTGAAGAGAGTGGTTTAGATAAAGATTTGATTGCTCAGATTCAAATTGGAAAACGCAGGCCTCAAGGACACCTTGCTCCTGTGTTGCTGGCAAACCAACTAGGCTGTACAGAAGCGGCCACCAGTCGCTGCCTTCGAGTGATGCGCATTGCAGTTTCAACGCCTCATCAAGGTTTGGGCATTGGTGGTTGGATGTTGGCTAAGTTATCAGAGCAAACTAGCCAAGCGGATTATCTGGCGACAAGCTTCGGTGCGACTAGTGAGTTGATTTCATTCTGGCGCGATAACGATTTTGTACCTGTCCATATTGGCCACCAGCGGGATCAGGCAAGTGGCTGCCACTCGGTATTGATGGTTAAGGCGCTTACCTCAAACTCCCAAGGCTGGATTAACCAAGCTCTAAGTCACTTCGAGCGTAGCTACTGCTTTCTTGTTTCCGGTTCTTTGGTTTCACTTGAAACCGAAATGGTGCGCGTACTGCTGCCAAAGAGTGTCGATACCGTTAGCGAGTTTGAAACTCAGTTAGTTAGAAATTACGTGAACGGTGGCAACAGTTACGATGCGATTAGCTTCAGCGTACTGAACTTGATTCTACTTGGTAACGATCGAAACATAGGTATTTCTGACTTACTCATCGCAAAGGTCGTTCAGCAGAAAGAGTGGGGGACTTGTGTTGAACAGTTTAATCTTGTTGGTCGCAAACAAGCAGAGATTCAGTTTCGTAAAGACGTCGATGTTTTGCTAGCAAATTTACAGTGTAAATAG